The nucleotide window GGTCTTGAGGTAGTGCATTTCTTCCAGCGCGGCGACGGTTTGCAGTTGCCCCTGGGCCTGCATGTCCTGCATTTGTCCGGCCGCCATGCCATCGACACCGGAGGCCTGGGAGAGGTGACGAATCATGGCGATCCGCGTGTCTGCACGGTACTGGCCTTCAGTGGCCAGCAGTTCGAAGGCGCGGGTGTGCAGGGTGTCGCCTGCCAGTATGGCGGTGGCCTCGTCAAAGGCCTTGTGACAAGTTGGCTGGCCGCGGCGCAGGTCGTCATCGTCCATGGCGGGCAGGTCATCGTGCACCAGCGAATAGGCGTGAATCAGCTCTACCGCAGACGCCGGGATATCGCCCTGGCTCAGGGGGGCGCCGGCGAGGCCGGTGGCACCGTAGACCAACAATGGCCGGATACGTTTGCCTCCGCTCAGTGCGGCGTAGCGCATGGCCTGGCTGAGGCGGCTGGCAGCACTACTGGCGGGCAGCAGGCCGTCCAGGCTGCTCTCCAGCCGGCTGATGCACGTGGTGCGCAGGGTATCCAGCGCGGGGAAGTTACTGCTCATCATTGCCGCCGGTGAAAGGCTCGGGCTCGGCGTTGCTGTTCTGTTCCAGCAGAATGCGGACTTTCTGCTCTGCCTGTTGCAACGCTTGCTGGCAGTCGCGGGACAGGCGAACCCCTTCTTCAAAGGCCTTCAGGGATTCTTCCAGGGTCAATTCTCCGGATTCCATCCGCTCAACCAGGGTTTCCAGGTTGTCCAGTGCGGTTTCCAGGGCGGGGGTTGCCTTTTTGGCCATGGGATCTCCGGAGGGTTGTTGGCTCTGGGGTGGATACGGCGGCAACAGTAAAGCAGCCGGGAGGGTGAATCAATCCGTTTATGGTCCGAAAGTGACCGTTTTTCGCTCCCTGTTGAGCGAAGTAGGGTCTGTTTAACTGTATGATTTTAAATCGAAAGTATGGGGAACTTTGCCCCGATTGAGTTTGATTCCAAATGGTTCTAAAGAAAGGGTTTCGGCCCCGCCCGCTGCCTGCTTATAGTGAAAGACCCCGCCGGAATTCGCAGGGCGACTCTTCCTCTGATCTCCTAAGCTATGGCGTGTGTTCTGCGGCGCCGGCGGGGTTCTTTTTCGCTGCAGGCATCATGCTTCACGCAGCAGGCAAAAGGCGCGGGACGCCTGAAGCTCGACGCCAGACGCAAAATTCAAACCCAAACCCCAAAACCCTGAGCTTGTTGGGCTACCCGTGGCAGGGTGATCTGGATTGATGCCGCACCCGTCTTGCGGGCGCGGCGTCTGACTTCAGTCTTGCTGCATGCCTTGGTGTCGCGTTGTTGCGTGCAGCGTGTTGCGTTTAATCAAAAATCATAGCGCAGGCCCAGTGAAATGGCCTGGCCGTCACTGTCTACCTGGTAGCCCGCCAGAGGATTGAAGCTTCTCGAGGTCGGGGTGTAGATGGCATAACCCAGCTCTTCATAGAAGTAGTCGGCAAACAGCTTCAGGTTGTCGCTGTACTGGTAGTCCAGTCCGACCTGGTAAGAGTCACCCTGGAAGAAAGCGGCCGGGTCGTCGCTCTCTTCACCGTTGGCAAACATGGCTTTGACGGTGTACTTGTTCCAGCTGTATGAGCCGTACAGATTATAGGTGACAGGATCTTCATCCTGCAGGGTGTCATCGTTGGACTGCAGTTGCTCCACTTTCGCGGCAAAACGCCAGCCACCCATCACATAGGCCAACGACGCGCCTAGCTGGTCGGCCTGATCGCCGGAGTCCTGCTCGCTATCCTGATAAGCCAGCCCCAGCGTCAGATCATTGAGTGCCCAGGACAAGGCGTATTGCCAGGTGTCCAGATAGCTGGTCCCGGCTTCGTCGGTGAGGTCCACTGCCGAGACGGTGCCGGTGAGTCCTGCCATGCTCGGTGTGGTATAGGTGGCAGCATCACGGCGGAATGTGGCCTGGGTGGCGTAACCTGAGTAGAAGGAACTGAAAAAATCCACCGGGTAGGCAACGCTGTTGTAGTAGGCGAGCCACTGGGTGCCGACGCGCAGGCTGCCCATGCTTTCGGTTGTAGCCGCGATATCGGCAACACGGGGCTTGTTGTTGCCCTTGTAGAAACTCTGGAAGAACGTGGGGTCCTCGGCGCGCATCAATGCCGAGTTGATGGGGAATTCCACGGTGGCCGTAATGTCCACCCAGTCCAGATCGTTGAAGGTGGCGCGGGCGCCCAGTCGTGAGTAGGCATCGCGCAGTCCGGTATAGGAATCATCCTCACCAGGTTGGGCTTCATCTACGGAAACCGCCTCGGTCTGTATCCGCAAGGAGCCGTAGGGGGTGACTTCCATTTCAGCATGGGCGGGCAAGCTGCCCAAGGCGGCGAGACTGGCCAGCGTGGCTGCGGACAGCCTCAGGGTGCGTGCTTGGTTCATCGTTCTCTCCCTCTGGTTTCAAACAATCATTACCGGGCAGGTGGCCATACTGGCCACACGTTGTGACACGCTGCCCAGAAAATAGCCGTCCACGTCACTACTGCTGCCGCGAGCGCCCATGACGATCAGGTCCACGTCGTTGTCTTTGGCAAAACGCACGATAGCCTTCGAGGGGCGCCCCCCTTTTACGAAGGCTCTTACCTTCTGGGCGCCAGCGTTGAGTGCCTGCTGCTTTGCCTGTTCCGCTACCTCGGACGCGTATTCACGCAAGGCATCGTCCGGGATCTGCACATCCTTGGGGCGCACCATCGAGAGGGACGCCTCAAATAGACTGTGATGCTTGAAGACACACAGCAGGTACAGCTCAGCATCATTGGCTTGCTGAAGATGGGCCGCGTGGTCCAGGGCCAGCAGCGCTTGCTGGGAGCCGTCGACCGGAACCAGAATTCGCTTGTACATGCCAGCCTCCTTGCGGTGAGCGGTTTACTGGAAGAAGAGATCCCTCAGGAACAATGCAATCTGCGGGAAGGCGATGACCAGTAAGGTGGCCCCCAGCAGCATGAATACGAACGGTGGCGTACCGCGAATCACTTCCCAGTAGGGGCGTTTAAAAATGGCGATCGCGGTAAAGATGTCGCAGCCAAACGGCGGTGTTGCCGACCCGATGGCGACCATCATGGTGATCAGGATGCCCACATGCACCGGGTCCAGCCCTGCGGCGGATACGGCCGGCGCGAAGATGGGGGTCAGCACCAGAATCACCACGATGGGATCCACAAACATGCAGGCCACAAAGAACGCGACGGCAATGGCCATCAGTACTCCGGTGGGCCCCGCCTCGTTTATGCCCATGGAGCCCAGCACCGTCTGGGGAATCTGCGCGAAGGAAATGATCCAGGAGAAGCCGTTACCAACGGCCACCAGAATAAACACCACTGCGGTAATCAAGCCGGTGGATTTGGCAATGGCGTAGATGTCCATGGCTTTCAGGGAGCGGAAAATGACGAACTCAAGCATCACGGCATACAGTACGCAGGCAGCGGCCGCTTCGGTGGGGCTGAATATGCCACCATAGATGCCGCCGACGATGATCACCGGAAAACCCAGCGGCCACAGCGCTTCGCGAACGGAGGTGATGCGTTCTCGCCAGCTGGCCTTTTCTTCCGTGGGCACATCCATGCGGTAGGCGTAAATGATGCAGTAGATGGAGAACATGGCCAGGATCAGCAGGCCCGGTCCTATGCCAGCAATAAACAATTCCGCAATGGACGTGCCAGAGATGACGCCGTAAATGATCATGCCGATGCTGGGCGGAATCAGGAACGCAATGTCGCTGGCATTGATGATCAGCGCGAGGGTAAAGGAATCCTTGTAGCCAGACTCCAGCATACGTGGCCGTAACGGAGACCCCACAGCAACCACGGTGGCCTGGGTGGAACCGGAGACCGCGCCAAAGAGGGTGCAGGAGGTGGCGGTGCTCACCGCCAGGCCGCCTTTGATATGGCCAATGAACGCCATCACCATATTCACCAACCGGTTGGCGGACTGACCGCGGGTCATGATGTCGGCGGCGAGAATAAACATGGGTACGGCGATCAGCGCGGTAGGGCGAATCCCGGCCAGCATTTGCTGGATAAAAAAGTCCATCCGGTCGAAGCCGTCGAACATCATCACAAAGCCCACAATAGCGCCCAGAATCAGCGGCACCTTCATGGGGAAGCCAAACAGCAGTAGCGCCAGCATGACCAGAAACATGATCCAGGCCATCAGTCAGATCTCCGTCTCTTCGTCGTCGTAGCCATCCAGCACCGAGGTGGACAGATACACATCCTTTGACACGATGTTCTTGATGGCCGTCATCAGGTACTGGATGCCTGTCACAGCAAGGCCCACGGGTACCCACAGATAAATCAGGTAGATGGGGAAGCCCAGCGTCGGCAGTACCCGGCCCGTGTGATAGACCGACGTGATATAGCTGACGGCATACCAGCAAAGGAAAAACATGACGGCCGCAGTGACCATGCTGATGATCACCATCATTACTCGGCGAACCTGGGTGGGGAATACATCGTAAAGTGCGGACATGCGAATATGTCGGCCATGTCGCGCGGCATAGCCGATACCTGCAAAGGTAATCATGATGATCAGGATACGGTTCACTTCTTCAGAGAAGTGAAGGCTTTCACCAAACAGGAATCGGCCAACCACATTGGCTACGGTATTGACGGCCATGAGCAGCACGCCCATCGCGAGAATCACAGCCTCAATGCGGGCAATGCCGTTATCGATGGTGCCAAGGAATCCTGGCAGGCTCGAGTTTTCCCGTAATGGGGCCTCATCGGTCATGATTTTTTCCCTTTGTCGGCCATGTCTGCTCGCGGGCATCGGTCATCCTGACCGCCAAGCCGCCAGCAATGAGGCAGGGGTGCGGTCACTGCCCGGTTGCTGGATCGTCTTCAACCCCGGGGCATGGCAGGCCTGCCCCGAGGTCAGAGTGGTTATTCTTTGCTGCTGCTTTTTTCCGCCTCAGCCAGATCGCTCTTGAACTGGTTTAGCAGCTCCTCACCTCGCTCACCGGTCATTTTGATGAACTTGGCTTCCACCTGAGGTGCGCGTTCGCGGAATGCCTCTCGCTGTGCTTCGCTCAGACGGGTGACGGTCACCTTGTCACTGTCTTCCTTGATCTTCTTGAGCATCTTGTCGCCGAGACCGGGGACATAGTCGAAGATGTACTGGCGGGCATAGGCGGTGGCGTCCTGAACCAGTTTCTTGTTTTCGTCAGACAGCTCGTTGTAGAACGTCTGATTCGCCATCATGGCGGTCACAAACTGGCTGTGGCCGGTGAAAATCAGGTTTGGGGAAACCTCGTAAAGACGTGCGGACTGAATCCAGAAGATGGGGTTTTCCTGTCCCTGGATAATGTTGGTCTGCAGCGCGCCGTACACTTCGCCCCAGGGGAGCGGTGTGGGTGTGGCGCCGAAGGCACTGTAGGTTTCGGACAACAGCGGGTTGGTCATTACCCGGATGTTCTTGCCCTTGAATTCTTCCGGTGAGGTTACTTTCTCGTCTGCGGTGACGACCACCTCTCCCTCCGGATACATGGCCAGCAGTTCCAGCCCTTGCTCAGCATAAAGGGAGGGGAACATCTCGTTGATGGCCTTGCTGTCCTTGAAGAAAGAAACGATTTTGTCGTCGCCCACCGGAAGAAGGTAGGGAATAAAAAAGATTTGTGCTTCGGGGATCAGGGAGCCGGTAAAGCCGGGTGACTGGTTGACGAATTGCAGGACGCCGGCCTGGGTCAGTTCCATGATGTCATCGGATTCGCCCAGTTCGCCGAAACGATGAATCTGAACCGTATTGGGAGAGTGCTCTTCGATGTATTCCTTGAACTTGAATGCGAAGACGTCCTGCACATCACCTTCGTATTCCTCGTGAGCATAGCGCCAGTTCTGGCCCTCATGTTCGGCGTTGGCAGACGGGTTGGCGCCATCGTTGCCGCTGTCACTACAGGCAGCAAGGGCCGCCATCATCACAACAGCAATGATGGCACCAGGGAATGATCGAACGGTCATGGCTCTCTCCTCTCATCGTTTGGGGAGCCTCTGAACAACGCCTCGCGTAGTTACGGCAGCCTCAAATCCTGAGAAGGCAAAGCGGTATTCATTAGCACCCTCGAGATCAATTTTTCACCCGCAGCACGTCCATTGTGGCGGACTTGTGTGCACCACCGTGGCAAATGAAAAGCATGATTGCAAGGAACTGGCCGGATTAATCCCGGTTTTTGCCGGGATTTTGGCCATTATTGGAAGAAAGAATGATGCGGTTGCAGTGCGATTTTTTTATAAGGTCTCACGATTTTTATCGTGCTATTCGAAAAAAAGAAGACATCAGGAATGAACAAACCGAAGTTATATGCGACAGAAAAAAAGTGGAGAAGGTCGGCTGAAAGCCGCTGACAATGCGCGTTGTAGCAGCCGATCATCCGAGCGGTGGCTGTTCGGCCTCGGGGCCATCCAGGTGAAGGTTCAGTTGTTCACGCTGCTGGTCGGTAATGGACTGACTCTTGCGGGCTGCGGTATTGAAGCTCACCAGGGTGGCCTTGCCGACGGCGGTGAGTACACCGTTCTGCCAGGCGCGCTGCACGACTACCAGCGAGCTGTTGCCCACGTTGCCAATGGCGGTGGTGACGGTGACCGGTGCGCCAAACATGGACTCGGCCTTGAAGCTGATATCCATGTGCACCATGGCCAAGCCATTCTCCCCATGGGTTGGGTCCGGCGTGAAAAGGGCAATCACCGGCTCCCTGGCCTCCAGAAACCAGACCGGTATAACGGTATTGTTGATGTGGCCCAGGGCATCGGTTTCGCAAAAGCGGGGGCGCAGTGTTGTTGTCCACATGGGGCAAGTATGTCGAAAACCGGGGGCAGGGCAATGATATTTAGTGACGAGTTACGAGTTACAAGCTACAAGCTACAAGCTGCGCTTGATTGGAGAACCAGGAAAAGTTCCCGGGGGGCGAAGAACGGAAAAGCCTTTCAGGTCGTTGAGTTCGGCGCCAGTAGATAACCTGAGCCTCCTGTAGGAGCCATGCTCGCATGGCGATCCGGGCCCAAGCGAGGTAAGGACTCCAGAAACGCTCTCCTGCTGTAGGCGGGCCTTGAAACAAGGCCGGGCACTTAATTCCCGGAAGGACAGCCTGCAAACGACTCCCGGCTTGCCTGTAACACACCGCACCCCGATAATCCGCCCCATGAAACTGATCCTCGCCCCCATGGAAGGCCTGGCGGACTTCTGGGTTCGGCAGGCGCTGACGGATGTGGGCAACTACGACTGGTGTGTCAGCGAATTTGTCCGGGTCAACGGGCTGCTGCTTCCCCCCAAAGTGTTCTATCGCTGGTGTCCCGAGCTGAAAAATGGCGCGCGCACCCGGGCGGGCGTGCCTGTGCATCTGCAATTGCTGGGCTCGGACCCGGCCTGTGTGGCCGAAAACGCAGCGCGTGCGATAGAACTTGGGGCCCCGGCCATTGATCTGAACTTTGGTTGCCCGGCAAAGACGGTGAATCGCCATCGCGGTGGCGCCGTTTTGCTGGATGAGCCGGAGCTGGTACACGCGGTCACCCTGGCGGTACGGCGGGCCGTGCCGGCAGATATCCCGGTGTCGGTAAAAATGCGGCTGGGAAACGAGGACGACGCGCTGTCGCTGGACAATGCCCTGGGGGTGGAAGCCGCGGGTGCCGCCTGGCTAACCGTGCACGGTAGAACCAAACGGCAGGGTTACAAGCCGCCGGCCTTCTGGGACCGCATTGGCCTGATCCGAGAGGCGGTGAATATTCCGGTGATTGCCAATGGCGAGATCTGGACTGCGGAAGACGCCCGGCGCTGCCAGCAGGAGAGCGGCTGCGCCGATCTGATGCTCGGGCGTGGCGCGGTGGCAGACCCCCTGCTGGTGCGGGCCCTGCGCACCGGGCAGATGTCCAGCTGGGCAGAAATTCTGCCGATCGTGGAGCGCTTCATGCAGGATGTGGCGGGTACCGGTACGGATGCCCAGGAAGCGGGGCGAGTGAAACAGTGGTTGAGCTACATGCGCCGGCAGTGGCCGGAGGCCGGCCAGCTGCTGCAGCATATCAAGCGCGAAACCTGCCTCAGGACGATGGAGCCGAGTCTTCAGCAGGCGCTGGCGGCGGTGTCAGCACCAGCGTCCTGAACGGCTTCAGTACTCTGAATTCTCCCTGATGACGTCCTGCCAGTGCCTGGAAGGAGGCATCCAGGTTGTCCATGATCCATGGAAGTGGTGGTACGTCTTCCGCTAACTCTGTGAAGAAGTTATCCCAGTGCACGGGAATGATGGTGTGGGCGCCGACAGCCGCCACTGTCTCGTTGAAGTACGCGTCCTGATACGCCTTGCTCTGTTTGCCAAGGCTCGCGGTGGCCACCAGCGCATAGTCCGCCTGATACCGCTCCAGCTCCCCCGGCTGCATCCCCGCGCTGCCCTGAACCAGAATCCGCGCCTTGGGGTGTTCCACCACCAGGCCATAACTTTGCCCTTCTTCCCAGGCGCCGATCCATGCCGGCGGCGTTACCGGTTCGGTAATTTCGCCTTTGCCTGTCCAGTTTTCAATGACGCCGGGCAGCGGCACATGGCTGGCGGGAACAAAGGTGAGAGTGAAATCGCCAAATTGGTAAGGGTGATGGGTTTGTACGGTAGTAATCCGTTCTTCGCCGATGCCGCTTCCTGCTGCCGCCATGGCCGTTGAGGCAGAGCCCAGTACCTGCGCGCCTGTGAGTTGCGCCACGATACCGCTATCCATGACGTGATCAAAGTGGCTGTGCAGTACTGGAATGGCATCGATCTTATCAATGCCCGCCGTGGCCAATGCCTGCTTGATTCGATCCTCATCGGGGCTCATGGGCATAAACAGGCGGGGAATGCTGAGCCGCGAGAAATAGCCATCCGTGAGCAGGTGGGTACTGCCGTCGCTGATCAGGATGGTGCTGGTGCCAAGGAAGACGATGGTGACGTCTCCTTCCTCAGGCGCATTTTGGGTGTCCGCTTGCTGCCAACCCTCCAGAGAGGGCGAAAGGTGAAAAAGAACAGCCAACAGAACTGCCAGTACTACCAGGGCGCTGAGAAGCCACCGCGCTGCTTTCATCGATACATCCAGTATTGTTATTTGCTTTGGGTCGATCCTGACCGTAAAGGCCTATAGTACTGAAATTTGTGTATAAGCGCAGTGGTGTATGTCGCCAAAAACCGTGCGCGGGCTCTGTTCGACTAAAGTCATACTGTGCCGCAACCGCCGTTTGGCTAGTCTTGATTCAAGGATGCCTTTCCTTTGGAAGGGCCACTTGTAACGAGGACGCAGAGGGACGAGTAATGAGAGAAGAAAACGCCCGCGCCTATTGGGCTGCCAACCTGCGATTGATTCTTACCTACCTGGCTATCTGGTTCGTGGTCTCTTATGGCTGCGGCATTTTGCTGGTGGACGAACTCAATCAGATTCACCTGTTCGGTTTCAAGCTCGGTTTCTGGTTTGCTCAACAGGGCGCAATCTATGCGTTCCTGGTACTGATCATCATGTACGCGCATTCCATGAACAAGCTCGACCGCAAGTTCGACGTCCACGAAGACTGAGCTGGGAGGCCGTATGGATATTCAGACCCTTACCTATTTGTTTGTGGGCGGCTCGTTTGCCCTGTATATCGGTATCGCGATATGGACGCGTGCCGGTTCCACCAAGGATTTCTATGTTGCCGGCGGCGGGGTATCTCCGCTGGCCAATGGTGCCGCGACTGCGGCTGACTGGATGTCTGCCGCATCCTTTATCTCCATGGCGGGGATCATCGCCTACGCAGGCTACGATGCCTCGGTCTACCTGATGGGGTGGACCGGCGGGTATGTGCTGCTGGCCATGCTGCTGGCACCGTACCTGAGAAAGTTCGGCAAATTTACCGTGCCGGACTTTATTGGTGACCGCTACTACTCCAGTGTGGCGAGAACCGTTGCCGTTATCTGCGTAATCTTTGTGTCGTTCACCTATGTGGCCGGGCAGATGCGCGGGACCGGTATCGTGTTTGCCCGCTTCCTGGAAGTGGACGTTAACACGGGGGTTGTCATTGGTATGGCCATCGTCTTCTTCTATGCCGTTCTCGGTGGCATGAAGGGGATTACCTATACCCAGGTCGCCCAGTACTGCGTACTGATCTTCGCCTTCCTGGTGCCGGCGGTGTTCCTGTCCATCATGATGACTGGCCATGTGCTTCCGCAAACCGGTTTCGGTGGTACGGTGCTGGATGCTGCGGGTAATGACAGCGGCGTCTATTTGCTGCAGAAGCTGGATCAGGTGGTGACCGATCTGGGCTTTACTGCTTACACCGAAGGCTCCAAGTCCACTGTGGATGTATTCTTTATTGCGGCGGCCCTGATGTGTGGTACCGCTGGTCTGCCCCACGTGATCGTGCGCTTCTTCACCGTACCTCGTGTACGTGATGCCCGTATCAGTGCCGGCTGGGCCCTGTTCTTCATCGCTCTGCTGTACACCTCTGCCCCGGCGGTGGGTGCCTTTGCCCGTCTTAACCTGATCGATACGGTCAACGAGACCCAGTACACGGAACTGCCTGAGTGGTTCTACAACTGGGAAAACTCTGGTCTGATCGGCTGGGTGGACAAGAATGGTGACGGTGCTGTGCAGATGCGCGCCGGTGCGCCCTTCGAAGGCAAGCCGACCTTTGCCGGCAGCCGTGAAGAGGCCGCAGGTAGCTATGGCGAGCGAGTGCTGACCAATGCTCCGACCGATAATACCTCCGAGGTCTATATCGACCGCGACATTATCGTTCTGGCCAACCCGGAGATCGGTAATCTGCCTGCCTGGGTGATCGCGCTGGTGGCTGCGGGTGGTGTAGCTGCGGCGTTGTCCACGGCGGCAGGTCTGCTGCTGGTGATCTCCAG belongs to Alcanivorax sediminis and includes:
- a CDS encoding MBL fold metallo-hydrolase; translation: MKAARWLLSALVVLAVLLAVLFHLSPSLEGWQQADTQNAPEEGDVTIVFLGTSTILISDGSTHLLTDGYFSRLSIPRLFMPMSPDEDRIKQALATAGIDKIDAIPVLHSHFDHVMDSGIVAQLTGAQVLGSASTAMAAAGSGIGEERITTVQTHHPYQFGDFTLTFVPASHVPLPGVIENWTGKGEITEPVTPPAWIGAWEEGQSYGLVVEHPKARILVQGSAGMQPGELERYQADYALVATASLGKQSKAYQDAYFNETVAAVGAHTIIPVHWDNFFTELAEDVPPLPWIMDNLDASFQALAGRHQGEFRVLKPFRTLVLTPPPAPAEDSAPSS
- a CDS encoding acyl-CoA thioesterase; this encodes MWTTTLRPRFCETDALGHINNTVIPVWFLEAREPVIALFTPDPTHGENGLAMVHMDISFKAESMFGAPVTVTTAIGNVGNSSLVVVQRAWQNGVLTAVGKATLVSFNTAARKSQSITDQQREQLNLHLDGPEAEQPPLG
- a CDS encoding TRAP transporter small permease — encoded protein: MTDEAPLRENSSLPGFLGTIDNGIARIEAVILAMGVLLMAVNTVANVVGRFLFGESLHFSEEVNRILIIMITFAGIGYAARHGRHIRMSALYDVFPTQVRRVMMVIISMVTAAVMFFLCWYAVSYITSVYHTGRVLPTLGFPIYLIYLWVPVGLAVTGIQYLMTAIKNIVSKDVYLSTSVLDGYDDEETEI
- a CDS encoding tRNA dihydrouridine synthase; the encoded protein is MRPMKLILAPMEGLADFWVRQALTDVGNYDWCVSEFVRVNGLLLPPKVFYRWCPELKNGARTRAGVPVHLQLLGSDPACVAENAARAIELGAPAIDLNFGCPAKTVNRHRGGAVLLDEPELVHAVTLAVRRAVPADIPVSVKMRLGNEDDALSLDNALGVEAAGAAWLTVHGRTKRQGYKPPAFWDRIGLIREAVNIPVIANGEIWTAEDARRCQQESGCADLMLGRGAVADPLLVRALRTGQMSSWAEILPIVERFMQDVAGTGTDAQEAGRVKQWLSYMRRQWPEAGQLLQHIKRETCLRTMEPSLQQALAAVSAPAS
- a CDS encoding DUF4212 domain-containing protein, producing the protein MREENARAYWAANLRLILTYLAIWFVVSYGCGILLVDELNQIHLFGFKLGFWFAQQGAIYAFLVLIIMYAHSMNKLDRKFDVHED
- a CDS encoding exodeoxyribonuclease VII small subunit, producing MAKKATPALETALDNLETLVERMESGELTLEESLKAFEEGVRLSRDCQQALQQAEQKVRILLEQNSNAEPEPFTGGNDEQ
- a CDS encoding polyprenyl synthetase family protein; the encoded protein is MSSNFPALDTLRTTCISRLESSLDGLLPASSAASRLSQAMRYAALSGGKRIRPLLVYGATGLAGAPLSQGDIPASAVELIHAYSLVHDDLPAMDDDDLRRGQPTCHKAFDEATAILAGDTLHTRAFELLATEGQYRADTRIAMIRHLSQASGVDGMAAGQMQDMQAQGQLQTVAALEEMHYLKTGRLITVSLQLGYFAAEINEPALLQDLTRFGDAIGLAFQIQDDILDVTMDTEQLGKPSGSDEKLNKSTFPSLLGLDASRERASLLCQQAQQALSAYGDRAAPLQQLAQYIIARNH
- a CDS encoding TRAP transporter substrate-binding protein, which gives rise to MAALAACSDSGNDGANPSANAEHEGQNWRYAHEEYEGDVQDVFAFKFKEYIEEHSPNTVQIHRFGELGESDDIMELTQAGVLQFVNQSPGFTGSLIPEAQIFFIPYLLPVGDDKIVSFFKDSKAINEMFPSLYAEQGLELLAMYPEGEVVVTADEKVTSPEEFKGKNIRVMTNPLLSETYSAFGATPTPLPWGEVYGALQTNIIQGQENPIFWIQSARLYEVSPNLIFTGHSQFVTAMMANQTFYNELSDENKKLVQDATAYARQYIFDYVPGLGDKMLKKIKEDSDKVTVTRLSEAQREAFRERAPQVEAKFIKMTGERGEELLNQFKSDLAEAEKSSSKE
- a CDS encoding porin, encoding MNQARTLRLSAATLASLAALGSLPAHAEMEVTPYGSLRIQTEAVSVDEAQPGEDDSYTGLRDAYSRLGARATFNDLDWVDITATVEFPINSALMRAEDPTFFQSFYKGNNKPRVADIAATTESMGSLRVGTQWLAYYNSVAYPVDFFSSFYSGYATQATFRRDAATYTTPSMAGLTGTVSAVDLTDEAGTSYLDTWQYALSWALNDLTLGLAYQDSEQDSGDQADQLGASLAYVMGGWRFAAKVEQLQSNDDTLQDEDPVTYNLYGSYSWNKYTVKAMFANGEESDDPAAFFQGDSYQVGLDYQYSDNLKLFADYFYEELGYAIYTPTSRSFNPLAGYQVDSDGQAISLGLRYDF
- a CDS encoding TRAP transporter large permease, which produces MAWIMFLVMLALLLFGFPMKVPLILGAIVGFVMMFDGFDRMDFFIQQMLAGIRPTALIAVPMFILAADIMTRGQSANRLVNMVMAFIGHIKGGLAVSTATSCTLFGAVSGSTQATVVAVGSPLRPRMLESGYKDSFTLALIINASDIAFLIPPSIGMIIYGVISGTSIAELFIAGIGPGLLILAMFSIYCIIYAYRMDVPTEEKASWRERITSVREALWPLGFPVIIVGGIYGGIFSPTEAAAACVLYAVMLEFVIFRSLKAMDIYAIAKSTGLITAVVFILVAVGNGFSWIISFAQIPQTVLGSMGINEAGPTGVLMAIAVAFFVACMFVDPIVVILVLTPIFAPAVSAAGLDPVHVGILITMMVAIGSATPPFGCDIFTAIAIFKRPYWEVIRGTPPFVFMLLGATLLVIAFPQIALFLRDLFFQ
- a CDS encoding sodium:solute symporter family protein; this encodes MDIQTLTYLFVGGSFALYIGIAIWTRAGSTKDFYVAGGGVSPLANGAATAADWMSAASFISMAGIIAYAGYDASVYLMGWTGGYVLLAMLLAPYLRKFGKFTVPDFIGDRYYSSVARTVAVICVIFVSFTYVAGQMRGTGIVFARFLEVDVNTGVVIGMAIVFFYAVLGGMKGITYTQVAQYCVLIFAFLVPAVFLSIMMTGHVLPQTGFGGTVLDAAGNDSGVYLLQKLDQVVTDLGFTAYTEGSKSTVDVFFIAAALMCGTAGLPHVIVRFFTVPRVRDARISAGWALFFIALLYTSAPAVGAFARLNLIDTVNETQYTELPEWFYNWENSGLIGWVDKNGDGAVQMRAGAPFEGKPTFAGSREEAAGSYGERVLTNAPTDNTSEVYIDRDIIVLANPEIGNLPAWVIALVAAGGVAAALSTAAGLLLVISSAISHDLLKKTLKPDINEKQELLAARGAAVVAICIAGYFGINPPGFVAQVVAFAFGLAAASFFPVILMGIFYKRMNKEGAIAGMLVGLIFTFCYIVFFKFVSPELNNAEHWWFGVSPEGIGTLGMLLNFAVAFTVSRVTAPPPEHIQHIVEDIRIPRGAGEAHAH
- a CDS encoding universal stress protein, with the translated sequence MYKRILVPVDGSQQALLALDHAAHLQQANDAELYLLCVFKHHSLFEASLSMVRPKDVQIPDDALREYASEVAEQAKQQALNAGAQKVRAFVKGGRPSKAIVRFAKDNDVDLIVMGARGSSSDVDGYFLGSVSQRVASMATCPVMIV